One Candidatus Thermokryptus mobilis DNA window includes the following coding sequences:
- a CDS encoding acyclic terpene utilization AtuA family protein, which translates to MKEKTRIASGQGFWGDWLEAPIHQVTKGPIDYLVMDYLAEVTMSILQKQKKRDPNLGYAKDLVTLMERILPIIVEKNIKVVTNGGGVNPIACRDAIFKVAQKLGIKGLKIGVVLGDDILDKIDEFVKLGVDFKNMDTGEPIDKIRDRITSANVYFGAFPVAEALKQGAQIVITGRVTDTGITLAPMIYEFGWNETDYDKLAAGIVAGHILECGAQATGGNFSYDWRSVPDMAHIGFPIAEAYPNGEIIITKHEGTGGLVTVQSVTEQLVYEIGDPTNYITPEVIADFTTIKLEQVGKDRVKVYGVKGRPPTKFYKVSMSYFEGYMAVGTLTYSWPDALEKAKKADEIIRTRLKDLGLEFDEIHTEFLGYNSCHGALAHPVPEPNEVVLRIAVRGKNYEAVDRFGREIPALILTGPPGVTGFGGGRPHPSEVIAYWPTLIPKELVKPEIIVEEL; encoded by the coding sequence ATGAAGGAGAAAACTCGCATCGCATCAGGTCAAGGGTTTTGGGGTGATTGGCTTGAGGCACCGATACATCAAGTGACAAAAGGTCCAATTGATTATCTTGTTATGGATTATCTTGCTGAGGTGACGATGTCAATCCTTCAAAAGCAAAAGAAAAGAGATCCGAACCTTGGCTATGCGAAAGACCTTGTAACACTTATGGAGAGGATACTTCCAATTATAGTTGAGAAAAACATAAAAGTTGTTACAAATGGCGGTGGTGTTAACCCCATTGCTTGCCGAGACGCAATCTTTAAGGTTGCCCAGAAGCTTGGTATAAAAGGTTTGAAAATCGGCGTTGTCCTTGGCGATGATATACTTGATAAAATTGATGAGTTTGTGAAACTTGGTGTTGATTTTAAAAATATGGACACAGGCGAACCGATTGATAAAATTCGTGATAGAATAACGAGTGCGAATGTATATTTTGGCGCTTTTCCAGTCGCCGAGGCATTAAAACAAGGCGCTCAAATTGTCATCACGGGCAGGGTTACTGACACGGGGATTACACTTGCTCCAATGATATATGAGTTCGGATGGAATGAAACCGATTATGATAAGCTTGCAGCAGGAATAGTTGCGGGGCATATACTTGAATGTGGAGCTCAAGCAACGGGGGGAAATTTTTCTTACGATTGGCGCTCAGTTCCGGATATGGCTCACATTGGATTTCCAATAGCAGAAGCGTATCCAAACGGTGAAATCATAATTACAAAGCACGAAGGCACAGGTGGTCTCGTCACAGTTCAAAGCGTTACAGAACAGCTCGTTTATGAAATAGGAGACCCAACAAATTATATAACACCCGAGGTAATAGCAGATTTCACGACAATTAAGCTTGAACAAGTTGGGAAAGACAGAGTTAAAGTTTATGGGGTTAAAGGAAGACCGCCAACGAAATTTTACAAGGTTTCAATGTCTTATTTTGAGGGTTATATGGCTGTTGGAACATTGACATATTCTTGGCCAGATGCGCTTGAAAAGGCGAAAAAGGCAGATGAAATAATACGAACCAGACTTAAAGACCTCGGGCTTGAATTTGATGAAATCCATACGGAATTCCTTGGTTATAACTCTTGTCACGGAGCGCTTGCGCATCCGGTCCCTGAGCCGAACGAAGTTGTTTTAAGAATTGCTGTCCGAGGTAAAAATTACGAAGCGGTTGATAGATTTGGTAGGGAAATCCCAGCGCTTATTTTAACTGGTCCGCCTGGGGTGACAGGATTTGGTGGAGGTCGCCCACATCCAAGCGAAGTTATAGCATATTGGCCAACGCTTATCCCAAAGGAACTTGTCAAACCGGAAATAATAGTTGAAGAGTTATAA